CAAGGGGTGGAAAGATGCAGAGCAATAGGTTCCTTTTTATGTTTGGAAGAACATGCAGAGCGACAAATGTAACCACCCTTTGTGATATAGTATTACCTTCCGATCTTTTGTTTATTTCCATTTCCCCCAACCTCGTTGGGGGCAACATGATAGTTTAAGAACAACTGGACACGTCTTAGAAACTGACTTGCCAATGGAGCTTCAGTGGTTTAGCCCAATGATCAAGCAAAACCAAAAGGCTAGTGAACAATAAACAAATGATATCCAGAGCAACTAAACTAGAATGGCAAGGCATTACCAACCATATATAATTGGTCTCCCTAACTCCAGATTATGTGCACAAGTACAACTCCTGACTACttctattagagcaagtttaatattatagccaactactagctccaatttatctatagccaatctaatagctcatttatacaatagttacataatacactattaatacctggtcccaccagtcatacacacactgcgtattggagtctgtgctatagctggctacaaatctgtaatctgctactcttctctctccttatttatcttcttaaaatatgtttgcagctggcttatagcctactattgtacctgctcttagcagACTTCTTTTCGAAACATTTACTCATTGAGTACATGTTTCCGCGTGAAATCAAAACCCACGCCAAGACGAACACGTGAGCGACAGAAATTGGTTTTATTGTGGCTCCAAGTTCTAtccaaagctagctagctacgcaAACATTCAGATTGTGCCACCCACTGCTAGCTGTATCATGTGGTCTTAAGTGAATCATGTGTGCAGCTAGCAGCCAAGACATTGTAGCCCAGGACACAGGCAATTTCAGTTCTTCTACAGCAGAGTAGCAAACACAACACACAAAGATAGTGCCTGCAGACAGAATTTAGATcaatgatgatgacgatgacattACCTAATGCTCGCGACATGGCGAGGATGCCACGCACCCTCGGCCCGTTGAGGTACACCACCCGGCCACCCACCGCCTCGATCCGCGCCTTCTCGTCCGGCCGGTCCGGCTGCATAATTCACCGTCAATTATAGTACCATGTAATCTAGGTTCGTCAGCAGCAAGATCACACTTATGATTAGCAAGATACAAGAGCAAGATTAGGTTAATCACACTACCACATCCAGCACGAATATTGTCGCACCAACCACTGCCCCCATCTCCTACCCCCCTCATGGACCTACCACAGCCAACCACACCCAGCCAATTTTCCccttcttttttccccctttccACAGAAAAGGAAGCTCTGACCAGTGTGGGTCCACAATCCATCTCAGGaagagcaaaaataaaaaagaaaaaaagaaaaaaaaagaggcaaagGGACAGCAACTTCACAGTACACAGGAGCAGGGACAGGTGGCAGAGGTGGCGGCCAACCCCCTCTCACTgctcacgtgggccccaccagacAGCAGCAAAGCAGCTGGCCCCACACTCTGACCAGTCTTATCCCCCCACGTGCCCCGCGCGAGAGCAACACGTGTCCCCCTCCAGGAAAGCGATGGATTAAGGCCCTgtatagatgggactaaaactttcaagtccctatcacatcggatgtttgaaaattaattataaatattaaacgtagactattaataaaactcatccataatcttggactaatttgcgagacgaatctaatgagcctaattaatccatgattagcctatgtgatgctacagtaaacattctctaattatagattaattagtcttaaaaaatttgtctcgtgaattagcttttatttatgtaattagttttgtaagtagtctatatttaatactctaaattagtgtctaaagacaggaactaaagttaagtccctggatctaaacaccacctaaaacaCTTCGgaatcccccccccctcccccgcccaACACCACGTGGGCCGCGCCCCTCCGCAGCCACCCCCGAGGTTCCCACAAATTCTCCAAATTGCCACTGCCCTTTCTACTCGCATTAATGAGAGGGCCAAAACAAAAACAGACCAtaataagagaagaaaaaaagatactagtaattattttttttattattattttttaatacgaGGTGATAATCTTTTTTGTGATGACGCTAGCGGGGTCCACGTCGGCGAGCACGGCAAGGCGAGGCGATCCATGTCTCTCCGACAAGCGAGAGCgacctctctctttttctccggtcgccggcggccaaccacgcgtcgccggcgaggcagCCGCGGCCGCGAAGGTTCCGGAGAGGCGACACCTCGGCTGGGGCCCACCCCCCGCAGGAGTCAACGGTAAACGGCAGCGCGAGACTTGGAATATTTTGGCAGGTACGGTCAAAGCCGTGGTGTGAGGGACACGTGTGCGTGTGAGGAGGGTGCCACGTAGGAATGGAAGGGCTGATTACCTTGTGGtcggaggagagggggagggggtcgCCGGCGCGGCAGAGGACGGCGCGGGAGTCGCCGCAGTTGGAGACGACGAGGCGGTCGcggacgaggagggcgacgacggcggtggagcCGATGATGGCGCCCGTCTGCCCCGACAGCGGGCACCGGCACGCCGGCACGGTGGCGCGCCCGCAcgcgcacgccaccgccgccagcgcgTCCACCCGGCCGAAGCTCCGCGAcagcgccgcccgccacgccctctcctcctcctcctcctccatcgccgccggttgccgctgccgcagcgccgccgcctccgccaccatctcctccgccaCGATCACGTGCATTTGCTCCCGGCACAGCGCGGAcacctgcttttttttttttgtccatcgatcacaccaaaaaaaagagaaaaccaaACAAACACACGTCACTGATCGAGCAGTGGTAGTAAAAACCAAAAACGAAAATTAAACgacaaattttataaaaaaaaaacgtgtCGACCTCGGTTTCGATGGTGCTAGAACATTGCCAGGTGGATCAAACAGTGCAATGCGGTACAACACAACAGCAGCATTTTCGCAATCAATCAATCcaatctctatctctttttctctctctctctctctgttttttttttctttctaaccCAAGATTATGATGAGTAGGATTAGCATGAAATAATGATGGGATTAAGCAAAGGATTAGCGGGGGGGCGACGTACATGGGggccgccatggccgtcgaAGACGGCGAAGAAGTGCATCGGCGAGCCGTCGAGCCAGGTGCAGAAGGAGGGCCGGAGCGAGACGGCGTCCTCCATGTCGCGCATCCGCCCCGCGAGCGAGACGGACCCGAACGCGACGGGCCACAccgcggccgccgtcgacgccccgGACGGGAGcgggagccgccgcgccgcggcgccggcggtggaggagcacccgtcgtcgtcgcggtcgGACGAGCAGTCGGAGGAAGCCGCCGACGAGGtcggggacggggacggcgacgcggaggAGGCCGGGAGGCTCCTCTTCTCGCCCCCACCGTTGCTGCTGTTGTCCCCGTCctcggacgcggcggcggcggcggggacgtaGCGGCGCCTGCGCAGGCGGTGGCATTCCTGGGCGGCCGCGGGGGGGTGGTCCCCATCGCCACCCGGCATGTTGACGCCGGCGCTAGCCATCACCATCACCGATcatgggaagggaggaggaggagagggaagaggaggagggaggtagaagaagaggggttggggttggggggAGGTGGTTTccgtggggggtggggggtggggccCGCATGGACGCGACGTGGCGAGGGGGTGACACGTGTCCGGGGACTGCGGGGGGCGCGTGGTGCGCGCGCCGTCGGGCGGTTTGGCTGCGCGCCTCTCTTCCCTGGTTTTCGCCCTCCCCGAGCCCGGTTTGGCCGGCCCCTGCTGCTGCTACATCACCACCCAACTACCAAACAAACCAAAAGAGCCCCATCCTTTGACATATTAGAGAAAAGACGAAATGatatatttacaaatataaaataatttgtaaattaaaattttatatatgtatttttaatgTTCTAAATAAAGATtggaaaataaactatgataaaaggtcctaaaatcaacttcaaatctAAAGCTAAAAATTTAAATCCTGACTGATAAACATAACCGAGAAGGTGAGGCTGAAAGCTTTTGACTCTGGCTGGGATTAGAACTTGCATCATTTGTATTGAATAATGGGAAACAAAGGTCGGTGATACCACCAAAACAAAATGAcgggagaaagaaaaaaaatctttttttttgcccctAATTAGCTTCTAGAATCCTTCTATATGTGGGAGCACGTGATAAATTTGGATGGTGGCCAGGCTATATTTCTTAGTGTAACTCATTTTTCAGGTGCATTTGTAGGATTTCATCTCTTACCTATACTAAAGGTGTTATCCATCTCCAGCACGGTGGTTCCTGAAggatggaggaggaaggggcagCTACCGGCGAGGAGATCAACCAAAAGAGGGatcaaaactattttaaacacATCTACTaaagagtaaaaaaaatcaaagtaatTTTACCTCTATAACATGGTAGGACGGGTGAGCAATAATCTTCCcttctttcctctcttctcatTGATAACGAGATCACCGGAGGTGTTGATAGTGAGATAGGCATTACAAGTGCGATGCCAAACAA
This window of the Oryza sativa Japonica Group chromosome 4, ASM3414082v1 genome carries:
- the LOC9268838 gene encoding probable protein phosphatase 2C 37, with product MVMASAGVNMPGGDGDHPPAAAQECHRLRRRRYVPAAAAASEDGDNSSNGGGEKRSLPASSASPSPSPTSSAASSDCSSDRDDDGCSSTAGAAARRLPLPSGASTAAAVWPVAFGSVSLAGRMRDMEDAVSLRPSFCTWLDGSPMHFFAVFDGHGGPHVSALCREQMHVIVAEEMVAEAAALRQRQPAAMEEEEEERAWRAALSRSFGRVDALAAVACACGRATVPACRCPLSGQTGAIIGSTAVVALLVRDRLVVSNCGDSRAVLCRAGDPLPLSSDHKPDRPDEKARIEAVGGRVVYLNGPRVRGILAMSRALGDKYLKPEVICEPDITITVRTVDDECLILASDGMWDVISNETASDVARQCLEDGSPTSGRRAARSGEAASSSAGAPAAAVGQESEPRCYRAAALLARLALGRESSDNISVVVIDLKGRG